A genomic region of Raphanus sativus cultivar WK10039 chromosome 6, ASM80110v3, whole genome shotgun sequence contains the following coding sequences:
- the LOC108812919 gene encoding ras-related protein RABA4d-like has protein sequence MSNLYGDYNQKIDYVFKVVLIGDSAVGKTQLLARFARNEFSVDSKATIGVEFQTKTLVIDNKTVKAQIWDTAGQERYRAVTSAYYRGAVGAMLVYDMTKRQSFDHMAKWLEELRGHADKNIVIMLIGNKCDLGSLRAVPTEDAQEFAQRENLFFMETSALESTNVETAFLTILTEIYRLISKKSLTADDDDADGNSSLLKGTRIIIPTEQESGNRGGCCGKT, from the exons ATGTCTAATTTGTATGGAGATTACAACCAAAAGATCGACTACGTCTTTAAAGTCGTCTTGATCGGAGATTCCGCGGTCGGAAAAACACAGCTGCTTGCTCGGTTCGCTAGGAACGAGTTTAGTGTCGACTCTAAAGCCACCATCGGTGTTGAGTTCCAAACTAAAACGCTCGTCATCGATAACAAAACCGTCAAAGCTCAGATTTGGGATACTGCTGGCCAAGAGAG ATACCGAGCAGTGACAAGCGCGTACTACCGTGGAGCTGTTGGGGCAATGTTGGTCTACGACATGACCAAACGTCAATCATTTGATCACATGGCTAAATGGCTAGAAGAACTAAGAGGGCACGCGGACAAAAACATAGTGATTATGCTAATCGGTAACAAATGCGATCTCGGAAGCCTAAGAGCAGTGCCAACCGAAGACGCACAAGAGTTTGCACAAAGAGAAAACTTGTTCTTCATGGAAACCTCTGCTCTCGAATCTACCAATGTTGAAACCGCTTTTCTGACTATCTTAACAGAGATTTATCGTCTAATCAGCAAGAAATCATTAACggctgatgatgatgacgcCGATGGGAACTCGAGCCTCTTAAAGGGGACTAGGATTATCATTCCTACCGAGCAGGAGAGCGGGAATAGAGGTGGATGTTGTGGCAAAACGTAA
- the LOC108834552 gene encoding protein EMSY-LIKE 1, with protein MEAQIHLLEQEAYTAVIRAFKAQSDAISWDKESLITDLRRELRVSDDEHRELLSRVNKDDTIQRIRDWRQGGGSQVPSRHATNQGFDVGPSPTFSASRKKQKPFQSYPSFGAAGNRSFNSRVVSGGISANESAEALIGRKVWTKWPEDNNFYEAIITQYNAAEGRHALVYDIHAANETWEWVDLKEIPPEDIRWDGEESGVALDVGPVSGSIRGNRRYHQGHIGRGRGPRIHQPRREFLPTQQNGDGGVDRITSSDDIELFNTDSLVKEVERVFDSAHPDPFELDKAKKMLKEHEQALIAAIARLADTSDGEIDGDPPDSHDHPMPQG; from the exons ATGGAGGCACAGATTCATCTACTTGAGCAGGAAGCATATACCGCTGTTATAAGGGCTTTTAAAGCGCAGTCTGATGCTATTTCTTGG GACAAAGAGAGTTTGATAACAGATTTGCGTAGAGAACTAAGAGTATCTGATGACGAACATCGAGAGCTTCTGAGCAGGGTCAATAAGGATGATACCATTCAACGGATAAG AGACTGGAGACAGGGAGGCGGAAGCCAAGTCCCTTCTAGACATGCAACTAATCAGGGTTTTGATGTTGGTCCTAGTCCAACTTTCTCAGCTTCCCGGAAGAAACAGAAGCCATTCCaatct TATCCATCATTTGGTGCGGCTGGGAATAGGTCATTCAATAGTCGCGTTGTATCCGGTGGCATTTCAGCAAATGAATCTGCTGAAGCACTTATCGGAAGAAAAGTGTGGACAAAATGGCCTGAAGATAACAACTTTTACGAAGCAATTATAACCCAGTACAACGCAGCTGAG GGTCGGCATGCTTTGGTGTATGATATACACGCAGCAAATGAAACGTGGGAATGGGTTGATCTGAAGGAG ATTCCTCCGGAAGATATAAGGTGGGATGGAGAGGAGAGTGGGGTAGCTTTAGACGTTGGACCTGTAAGTGGATCAATCCGTGGCAACCGAAGGTACCACCAAGGCCATATTGGTAGAGGGAGAGGACCAAGAATTCATCAACCGAGAAGAGAATTTTTACCAACACAACAGAATGGTGATGGTGGTGTTGACCGGATAACTTCATCTGATGATATTGAATTGTTCAACACTGATTCGCTTGTGAAGGAG GTGGAGAGAGTTTTCGATTCTGCGCATCCTGATCCTTTTGAGCTTGATAAGGCCAAGAAAATGCTCAAG GAACATGAGCAGGCGCTTATTGCTGCCATTGCAAGGCTTGCGGATACTTCTGATGGTGAAAtcg ATGGAGATCCACCAGATTCGCATGACCATCCAATGCCACAGGGATGA
- the LOC130496648 gene encoding serine/threonine-protein kinase Nek7-like isoform X1 — translation MQMEFEEQEEAHKFTPDNYLVLEQVRRGKSTSDFVLLHRIDDKKYAMKKICLAKHTEKLKQVACQEMKTLSKLNNPYIVEYEDSLIDEDNNACIFTAYCEGGNMANAIKKARGKLFPEERIFKWLAQLLLAVNYLHSNRVLHMDLTCSNIFLPKHDHVQLGNYGLAKLINPEKPASLVPGIANSMCPEVLEDEPYGYKSDIWSLGCCMYEITSHQPAFKAPDKAGLINKINRSLMSPLPIVYSSTLKQMIKLMLRKKPEHRPTACELLRNPCLQPYLLKCQNLSPIYLPVFPINSPKDKARRCSLPGKFVKEREEEREKSEVSRSLENLYPFWTKAETGSSSSSQPASSTNETDDKPETKRIDPSCHALKVSEPTTEKQKDDVPKEWENMLSEESQLLDVDVEIVSAQEGLCFTQAEAEAQEAKDQRKLSEVVVAESGSVEVEEEEEAKTVKLTASEMSSVLSKLRNLGPPQSKERADALECLLEKCAGLVKQEKYEELAGLLTPFGEDGVSARDTAIWFAKTLLSSSSDKLNQGT, via the exons ATGCAAATGGAGtttgaagaacaagaagaagctcACAAGTTCACTCCTGACAACTATCTTGTCTTGGAGCAGGTTAGAAGAGGCAAGTCTACTTCCGATTTCGTGCTTCTTCACAGAATCGACGACAAAAA GTATGCAATGAAGAAGATATGTCTTGCTAAACACACTGAGAAATTAAAGCAAGTCGCTTGCCAAGAG ATGAAAACGCTCTCAAAATTAAACAATCCTTATATCGTGGAATATGAAGATTCTTTGATTGATGAG GACAATAACGCCTGCATTTTTACTGCTTACTGTGAGGGAGGGAACAT GGCTAATGCTATCAAGAAAGCCAGAGGAAAGTTATTTCCAGAGGAG AGAATCTTTAAATGGTTAGCACAGTTGTTACTGGCTGTTAACTATTTGCATTCAAACCGTGTACTTCACATGGACCTTACG TGCTCAAACATTTTCCTTCCAAAACATGATCACGTCCAGCTTG GTAACTATGGTTTGGCGAAACTCATCAATCCAGAAAAGCCTGCTTCCTTG GTTCCAGGAATTGCTAACAGCATGTGCCCTGAGGTTCTAGAAGATGAGCCATATGGGTATAAATCTGACATATGGTCACTAG GTTGCTGTATGTATGAAATTACATCACACCAGCCTGCGTTTAAAGCTCCG GATAAGGCTGGGCTAATTAACAAGATAAACAGATCTCTGATGTCTCCTCTTCCCATTGTCTACTCCTCCACCTT GAAGCAGATGATAAAGCTTATGCTTAGGAAGAAGCCTGAACATCGGCCAACA GCCTGTGAATTGCTAAGGAACCCTTGTCTGCAACCATACCTCCTCAAATGCCAAAACCTGTCTCCTATCTATCTTCCTGTCTTCCCCATCAACAGCCCTAAGGACAAGGCGAGAAGATGTTCGCTGCCAGGCAAGTTTGTgaaggagagagaagaagagagggagAAGAGCGAGGTGTCTCGCAGCTTGGAGAACTTATATCCGTTTTGGACCAAAGCAGAGACTGGTTCTAGCAGCTCATCTCAACCAGCATCATCCACAAATGAAACAGATGACAAGCCTGAGACAAAACGAATTGATCCAAGCTGCCATGCGCTGAAGGTTTCTGAGCCTACTACAGAGAAGCAGAAGGATGATGTGCCAAAAGAATGGGAAAATATGCTCTCAGAAGAATCTCAGTTACTTGATGTTGATGTGGAGATTGTGAGTGCACAAGAAGGTTTATGTTTCACTCAAGCAGAAGCAGAAGCTCAGGAGGCAAAGGATCAGAGAAAGCTGTCTGAAGTTGTAGTAGCAGAAAGTGGAAGCGttgaggtggaggaggaggaagaagcaaAGACGGTGAAGCTAACGGCGAGTGAGATGTCTTCTGTGCTGAGCAAGCTGAGGAATCTAGGACCACCGCAGAGCAAAGAAAGAGCAGATGCGTTGGAGTGTTTGCTGGAGAAATGCGCAGGGCTTGTGAAGCAAGAGAAGTATGAAGAGCTTGCTGGTTTGCTCACACCGTTTGGTGAAGACGGTGTTTCTGCTAGGGACACTGCTATTTGGTTCGCAAAGACgctcttgtcttcttcttctgacaAACTCAACCAAGGAACCTGA
- the LOC130495924 gene encoding leucine-rich repeat protein FLOR 1-like: protein MKFLLHLSVFFSILFISLPSSHSSSSNDKIALLEIKKALNNPPLLSSWNPQTDFCTTWTGVECTNGRVTALTISSGEISGQIPAQIGDLLELRTLDFSYLTHLTGNIPHTITKLKYLDLLRLKETNLSGSIPDFVSELKSVTFLDLSFNQFTGPIPGSISQMPKLGALQINDNKLTGSIPDSFGSFVGTVPNLYLFNNKLSGKVPESLSKYDFNAVDLSGNGFTGDGSMFFGRNKTTIRVNLSRNMFEFDLAKVKFARSIVSLDLSHNKIFGKFPRELSKLRLEHFDVSYNHLCGKIPRGGLLQTFEPSAFSHNLCLCGTPLKAC, encoded by the exons ATGAAGTTCCTTCTTCATCTCTCTGTCTTCTTCTCCATACTCTTCATCTCTCTCCCATCTTCTCACAGCTCCTCCTCGAATGACAAGATTGCCCTCCTCGAAATCAAGAAAGCCTTAAACAACCCTCCACTCCTCTCCTCCTGGAACCCACAAACCGACTTCTGCACCACCTGGACTGGCGTCGAGTGCACCAACGGCCGTGTCACCGCCCTCACCATCTCCTCCGGCGAAATTTCCGGCCAGATCCCTGCTCAGATCGGCGACCTCCTTGAGCTCCGTACGCTTGACTTCAGTTACTTGACTCATCTCACTGGGAACATTCCACACACTATCACCAAACTCAAGTACCTGGACCTCCTCCGGTTAAAGGAGACCAATCTCTCTGGTTCAATTCCTGATTTCGTCAGCGAGCTCAAGAGCGTTACGTTCTTAGACCTTTCCTTTAACCAGTTTACCGGTCCAATTCCCGGTTCGATTTCTCAGATGCCGAAGCTAGGAGCCCTTCAGATCAACGATAATAAGTTAACCGGTTCTATACCAGACTCTTTCGGTTCTTTTGTAGGCACCGTTCCTAATCTCTACCTGTTTAACAATAAGCTCTCAG GAAAAGTACCGGAATCGTTGTCAAAGTACGACTTTAACGCAGTGGATCTGTCGGGAAACGGCTTCACAGGAGATGGTTCGATGTTTTTCGGACGTAACAAAACAACAATACGTGTGAATCTATCCAGGAACATGTTTGAGTTCGATCTCGCCAAGGTTAAGTTTGCTAGGAGCATAGTGTCGTTGGATCTGAGCCATAACAAAATCTTCGGGAAGTTTCCTAGGGAGCTGAGTAAGCTGCGTCTCGAGCATTTCGACGTTAGTTACAATCATCTATGCGGAAAAATCCCACGTGGTGGTCTCCTTCAGACATTTGAACCATCTGCTTTCTCTCACAACCTCTGTCTTTGTGGGACCCCACTTaaggcttgttga
- the LOC130496761 gene encoding uncharacterized protein LOC130496761, with the protein MSFSSDDAADKQIENMFDEHVDNFIDQQVDNFIDQQINKPKRRAYIERHREQGHEDLWNDYFSENPTYPPEMFRRRFRMTKPLFLSIVDRLSNEVPYFRQRQNAHGRYGLSALQKCTAAIRMLAYGQSGDTYDEYLRLGESTALLCLEKFNEAIIQLFGDEYLRKPTPADLQRLLDIGEVRGFPGMIGSIDCMHWEWKNCPRSWRGQYARGHGKPTIVLEAVASQDLWIWHAFFGLPGTLNDINVLDRSQVFSDIIQGRAPKVNFTVNGHNYRMAYYLTDGIYPKWSTFIQSIPLPQGLKAEFFAEKQESARKDVERAFGVLQSKFAIVKNPALLWDKEKIGKIMKTCVILHNMIVENERNTYILSATSEFESGESSRSSQVEISQPTDSPSNFVNRHGIQAQIRDHKNMIV; encoded by the coding sequence ATGTCTTTCTCATCAGATGATGCAGCAGATAAACAAATTGAAAATATGTTTGACGAACATGTTGATAATTTTATCGACCAACAAGTTGATAATTTCATCGACCAACAAATTAACAAGCCGAAGAGACGAGCTTATATCGAAAGACATAGGGAGCAAGGCCACGAAGACCTTTGGAATGACTATTTCAGTGAAAATCCTACATATCCACCAGAAATGTTTAGGCGGCGTTTTCGAATGACGAAGCCATTGTTCCTTTCCATTGTCGATCGCCTGAGTAATGAAGTTCCATACTTTCGTCAAAGACAAAATGCTCACGGAAGGTACGGCCTATCTGCACTTCAAAAGTGTACTGCAGCTATACGTATGCTAGCATATGGTCAATCGGGAGATACGTATGACgaatatctccgacttggtgagaGTACCGCACTTTTATGTTTGGAGAAGTTCAACGAAGCGATAATACAATTGTTTGGAGATGAGTATCTACGAAAACCTACACCAGCTGATCTTCAACGATTACTCGATATCGGAGAGGTACGCGGATTTCCGGGAATGATAGGcagcatcgactgtatgcattgggagtggaaaaacTGCCCAAGGTCTTGGAGAGGGCAGTACGCACGAGGTCACGGAAAGCCGACCATTGTCTTAGAGGCTGTGGCATCACAggatctttggatatggcacgcaTTTTTCGGTTTACCAGGTACCCTAAACGATATTAATGTTCTCGATCGGTCACAAGTTTTTTCTGACATTATACAAGGTCGAGCTCCTAAAGTTAATTTCACGGTCAACGGCCACAATTATCGTATGGCATACTACCTTACAGACGGAATCTATCCAaaatggtcaacatttatcCAATCCATTCCACTACCTCAAGGTCTTAAAGCTGAGTTTTTTGCTGAAAAACAAGAATCCGCCAGAAAAGATGTCGAACGTGCTTTCGGAGTTTTGCAATCGAAGTTTGCAATAGTAAAAAATCCTGCTCTACTATGGGACAAGGAAAAGATTGGAAAGATTATGAAAACTTGTGTCATACTGCACAATATGATAGTAGAGAACGAACGAAACACATATATTCTGTCTGCTACATCTGAGTTTGAGTCGGGAGAGTCAAGCAGGAGTTCACAGGTGGAAATCTCGCAACCTACGGACTCTCCTTCCAACTTCGTTAATAGGCATGGCATTCAAGCTCAAATTCGGGATCACAAAAACATGATCGTTTGA
- the LOC108812917 gene encoding chaperone protein dnaJ 6 isoform X1, whose amino-acid sequence MENDGGYSSHKSLYEVLGVGATASQQEIRKAYHKLALRLHPDKNKDDQEEAKEKFQQLQKVISILGDEEKRAVYDQTGSVDDADLSGDVVDNLRDFFKAMYKKVTEEDIEEFEANYRGSESEKNDLIELYTKFKGKMSRLFCSMLCSDPKLDSHRFKDIIDEAIAAGEVKSTKAYKKWAKEVSEIKPPTSPQKMRQKKAKASAETDLYALISQRRDSRKEKFDTMFSSLASKYGSSSADTEEPNEEEFEAAKRRVESRVSSKKSRRK is encoded by the exons ATGGAGAACGATGGTGGATATAGTAGCCACAAAAGTCTTTACGAG GTTCTGGGAGTGGGAGCGACAGCAAGTCAACAGGAGATAAGGAAAGCTTACCACAAGTTGGCTCTCAGGCTTCATCCTGACAAAAACAAGGACGACCAG gaagaagctaaagagaaatTTCAGCAGCTGCAGAAGGTGATTTCGATTCTCGGTGAtgaagagaaaagagctgtCTATGATCAAACTGGCTCCGTCGATGATGCT GATCTTTCTGGAGATGTGGTTGACAACTTGAGGGACTTCTTCAAGGCCATGTACAAGAAG GTCACCGAGGAAGATATTGAAGAGTTTGAGGCAAACTACAGGGGTTCTGAGTCCGAGAAGAATGATCTGATTGAGCTCTACACCAAGTTTAAGGGTAAAATGAGCAG GCTCTTCTGCTCAATGCTTTGCTCGGACCCCAAGCTTGATTCACACCGTTTCAAAGATATCATCGATGAGGCCATTGCAGCAG GAGAAGTGAAGTCAACAAAAGCTTACAAGAAATGGGCAAAGGAAGTCTCAGAAATTAAACCTCCCACTAGTCCCCAAAAGATGAGACAGAAGAA AGCTAAAGCGAGCGCAGAGACGGATCTCTACGCTCTAATTTCACAGCGAAGAGATTCGAGGAAAGAGAAGTTCGATACAATGTTCTCGTCACTTGCCTCCAAGTATGGTAGCAGTAGTGCTGACACAGAAGAGCCAAACGAAGAAGAGTTCGAAGCTGCCAAAAGAAGAGTTGAAAGCCGGGTTTCGTCCAAGAAGTCAAGAAGAAAGTAA
- the LOC130496648 gene encoding serine/threonine-protein kinase Nek7-like isoform X2 gives MKKICLAKHTEKLKQVACQEMKTLSKLNNPYIVEYEDSLIDEDNNACIFTAYCEGGNMANAIKKARGKLFPEERIFKWLAQLLLAVNYLHSNRVLHMDLTCSNIFLPKHDHVQLGNYGLAKLINPEKPASLVPGIANSMCPEVLEDEPYGYKSDIWSLGCCMYEITSHQPAFKAPDKAGLINKINRSLMSPLPIVYSSTLKQMIKLMLRKKPEHRPTACELLRNPCLQPYLLKCQNLSPIYLPVFPINSPKDKARRCSLPGKFVKEREEEREKSEVSRSLENLYPFWTKAETGSSSSSQPASSTNETDDKPETKRIDPSCHALKVSEPTTEKQKDDVPKEWENMLSEESQLLDVDVEIVSAQEGLCFTQAEAEAQEAKDQRKLSEVVVAESGSVEVEEEEEAKTVKLTASEMSSVLSKLRNLGPPQSKERADALECLLEKCAGLVKQEKYEELAGLLTPFGEDGVSARDTAIWFAKTLLSSSSDKLNQGT, from the exons ATGAAGAAGATATGTCTTGCTAAACACACTGAGAAATTAAAGCAAGTCGCTTGCCAAGAG ATGAAAACGCTCTCAAAATTAAACAATCCTTATATCGTGGAATATGAAGATTCTTTGATTGATGAG GACAATAACGCCTGCATTTTTACTGCTTACTGTGAGGGAGGGAACAT GGCTAATGCTATCAAGAAAGCCAGAGGAAAGTTATTTCCAGAGGAG AGAATCTTTAAATGGTTAGCACAGTTGTTACTGGCTGTTAACTATTTGCATTCAAACCGTGTACTTCACATGGACCTTACG TGCTCAAACATTTTCCTTCCAAAACATGATCACGTCCAGCTTG GTAACTATGGTTTGGCGAAACTCATCAATCCAGAAAAGCCTGCTTCCTTG GTTCCAGGAATTGCTAACAGCATGTGCCCTGAGGTTCTAGAAGATGAGCCATATGGGTATAAATCTGACATATGGTCACTAG GTTGCTGTATGTATGAAATTACATCACACCAGCCTGCGTTTAAAGCTCCG GATAAGGCTGGGCTAATTAACAAGATAAACAGATCTCTGATGTCTCCTCTTCCCATTGTCTACTCCTCCACCTT GAAGCAGATGATAAAGCTTATGCTTAGGAAGAAGCCTGAACATCGGCCAACA GCCTGTGAATTGCTAAGGAACCCTTGTCTGCAACCATACCTCCTCAAATGCCAAAACCTGTCTCCTATCTATCTTCCTGTCTTCCCCATCAACAGCCCTAAGGACAAGGCGAGAAGATGTTCGCTGCCAGGCAAGTTTGTgaaggagagagaagaagagagggagAAGAGCGAGGTGTCTCGCAGCTTGGAGAACTTATATCCGTTTTGGACCAAAGCAGAGACTGGTTCTAGCAGCTCATCTCAACCAGCATCATCCACAAATGAAACAGATGACAAGCCTGAGACAAAACGAATTGATCCAAGCTGCCATGCGCTGAAGGTTTCTGAGCCTACTACAGAGAAGCAGAAGGATGATGTGCCAAAAGAATGGGAAAATATGCTCTCAGAAGAATCTCAGTTACTTGATGTTGATGTGGAGATTGTGAGTGCACAAGAAGGTTTATGTTTCACTCAAGCAGAAGCAGAAGCTCAGGAGGCAAAGGATCAGAGAAAGCTGTCTGAAGTTGTAGTAGCAGAAAGTGGAAGCGttgaggtggaggaggaggaagaagcaaAGACGGTGAAGCTAACGGCGAGTGAGATGTCTTCTGTGCTGAGCAAGCTGAGGAATCTAGGACCACCGCAGAGCAAAGAAAGAGCAGATGCGTTGGAGTGTTTGCTGGAGAAATGCGCAGGGCTTGTGAAGCAAGAGAAGTATGAAGAGCTTGCTGGTTTGCTCACACCGTTTGGTGAAGACGGTGTTTCTGCTAGGGACACTGCTATTTGGTTCGCAAAGACgctcttgtcttcttcttctgacaAACTCAACCAAGGAACCTGA
- the LOC108812917 gene encoding chaperone protein dnaJ 6 isoform X2: MENDGGYSSHKSLYEVLGVGATASQQEIRKAYHKLALRLHPDKNKDDQEAKEKFQQLQKVISILGDEEKRAVYDQTGSVDDADLSGDVVDNLRDFFKAMYKKVTEEDIEEFEANYRGSESEKNDLIELYTKFKGKMSRLFCSMLCSDPKLDSHRFKDIIDEAIAAGEVKSTKAYKKWAKEVSEIKPPTSPQKMRQKKAKASAETDLYALISQRRDSRKEKFDTMFSSLASKYGSSSADTEEPNEEEFEAAKRRVESRVSSKKSRRK, translated from the exons ATGGAGAACGATGGTGGATATAGTAGCCACAAAAGTCTTTACGAG GTTCTGGGAGTGGGAGCGACAGCAAGTCAACAGGAGATAAGGAAAGCTTACCACAAGTTGGCTCTCAGGCTTCATCCTGACAAAAACAAGGACGACCAG gaagctaaagagaaatTTCAGCAGCTGCAGAAGGTGATTTCGATTCTCGGTGAtgaagagaaaagagctgtCTATGATCAAACTGGCTCCGTCGATGATGCT GATCTTTCTGGAGATGTGGTTGACAACTTGAGGGACTTCTTCAAGGCCATGTACAAGAAG GTCACCGAGGAAGATATTGAAGAGTTTGAGGCAAACTACAGGGGTTCTGAGTCCGAGAAGAATGATCTGATTGAGCTCTACACCAAGTTTAAGGGTAAAATGAGCAG GCTCTTCTGCTCAATGCTTTGCTCGGACCCCAAGCTTGATTCACACCGTTTCAAAGATATCATCGATGAGGCCATTGCAGCAG GAGAAGTGAAGTCAACAAAAGCTTACAAGAAATGGGCAAAGGAAGTCTCAGAAATTAAACCTCCCACTAGTCCCCAAAAGATGAGACAGAAGAA AGCTAAAGCGAGCGCAGAGACGGATCTCTACGCTCTAATTTCACAGCGAAGAGATTCGAGGAAAGAGAAGTTCGATACAATGTTCTCGTCACTTGCCTCCAAGTATGGTAGCAGTAGTGCTGACACAGAAGAGCCAAACGAAGAAGAGTTCGAAGCTGCCAAAAGAAGAGTTGAAAGCCGGGTTTCGTCCAAGAAGTCAAGAAGAAAGTAA
- the LOC108834551 gene encoding zinc finger CCCH domain-containing protein 36 — translation MDTRKRGRPEAAGSFNSNGGGGGFKKSKQEMESYSTGLGSKSKPCTKFFSTSGCPFGDNCHFLHYVPGGYNAVAQLTNMAPMPQASRNMQGSGGVGGGGRFSGRGGGESGPGHVSSFGASATAKISVDASLAGAIIGKGGVSSKQICRQTGAKLSIQDHERDPNLKNIELEGTFEQINEASAMVRELIGRLNSAASRRPPGGGGGGLGGGVGSEGKPHPGSNFKTKMCERFAKGNCTFGDRCHFAHGEAELRRSGIA, via the exons ATGGATACTCGTAAGAGAGGACGGCCTGAAGCTGCTGGTTCGTTCAACTCTAATGGCGGCGGCGGAGGATTCAAGAAGTCTAAGCAAG AGATGGAATCATATTCAACTGGTTTAGGAAGCAAATCCAAGCCTTGCACTAAATTTTTCAg CACTTCTGGCTGTCCTTTTGGAGATAACTGCCACTTCTTGCATTATGTTCCGGGAGGATACAATGCTGTAGCACAGCTGACAAACATGGCGCCCATGCCTCAAGCTTCCAGAAACATGCAAGGATCTGGTGGTGTTGGAGGAGGAGGGAGATTCTcagggagaggaggaggagagtctGGTCCTGGACACGTGTCTAGCTTTGGTGCCTCAGCCACTGCGAAGATCAGCGTGGATGCTTCGCTTGCCGGCGCCATCATTGGTAAAGGAGGAGTCAGTTCGAAACAGATATGTCGTCAGACAGGTGCGAAGCTGTCGATTCAAGACCACGAGAGAGACCCTAACCTGAAGAACATTGAGCTCGAAGGGACGTTCGAGCAGATAAACGAAGCTAGCGCGATGGTTAGGGAGCTGATTGGGAGGCTTAACTCTGCAGCTAGTAGGAGACCacctggtggtggtggtggtggactTGGAGGTGGGGTTGGTTCTGAAGGGAAACCGCATCCAGGGAGCAACTTCAAGACGAAGATGTGTGAGAGATTCGCGAAAGGAAACTGTACGTTTGGTGATAGATGTCACTTTGCACACGGGGAAGCAGAGCTGCGCAGGTCAGGAATTGCCTAG
- the LOC130497099 gene encoding omega-6 fatty acid desaturase, endoplasmic reticulum-like codes for MGAGGRMQVSPPPKPTETNNTLKRVPCETPPFTLGDLKKAIPPHCFKRSIPRSFSYLLSDIIISTTLYYLSTTYFPLLPHPLSYLAWPLYWICQGCVLTGLWVIAHECGHHAFSDHQWLDNAVGLVFHSFLLVPYFSWKYSHRRHHSNTGSLDRDEVFVPKKKSDIKWFSKYLCNNPLGRTVMLTVQFTLGWPLYLAFNVSGRPYRDGFPCHFHPNAPIYNDRERLQIYLSDAGVLSVCYGLYRYAASRGVASLVCLYGVPLLIVNGFLVLITYLQHTHFSLPHYDSSEWDWLRGALATVDRDYGILNKVFHNITDTHVAHHLFSTMPHYNAMEATEAIKPILGEYYQFDGTPVVKAMWREAKECIYVEPDRQGEKKGVFWYNNKL; via the coding sequence ATGGGTGCAGGTGGAAGAATGCAAGTCTCTCCTCCTCCCAAGCCCACCGAAACCAACAACACCCTCAAACGCGTCCCCTGCGAGACACCACCCTTCACACTAGGAGACCTCAAGAAAGCAATCCCACCTCACTGCTTCAAACGCTCCATCCCACGCTCTTTCTCCTACCTTCTCTCCGACATCATCATCTCCACCACCCTCTACTACCTCTCCACAACCTACTTCCCCCTCCTCCCTCACCCTCTCTCTTACCTCGCCTGGCCTCTCTACTGGATCTGCCAAGGCTGCGTCCTAACAGGCCTCTGGGTCATCGCCCACGAATGCGGCCACCACGCCTTCAGCGACCACCAGTGGCTAGACAACGCCGTCGGCCTCGTCTTCCACTCTTTCCTCCTCGTCCCTTACTTCTCCTGGAAGTACAGCCACCGTCGCCACCATTCCAACACCGGCTCCCTCGACAGAGACGAAGTCTTCGTCCCCAAGAAAAAATCCGACATAAAATGGTTCAGCAAGTATCTCTGCAACAACCCTCTCGGACGCACCGTGATGCTGACCGTTCAGTTCACTCTCGGCTGGCCGTTGTACTTAGCCTTCAACGTCTCCGGGAGACCGTACCGCGACGGTTTCCCCTGCCATTTCCACCCCAACGCTCCCATCTACAACGACCGTGAGCGTCTCCAGATATACCTCTCCGACGCTGGCGTCCTCTCCGTCTGCTACGGTCTCTACCGCTACGCCGCTTCGCGAGGAGTGGCCTCCCTGGTCTGCCTCTACGGAGTCCCGCTTCTGATTGTCAACGGTTTCCTCGTTTTGATCACTTACTTGCAGCACACGCACTTTTCGTTGCCTCACTACGACTCATCGGAGTGGGACTGGTTGAGAGGAGCTTTGGCTACGGTGGATAGAGACTACGGAATCTTGAACAAGGTGTTCCATAACATCACGGACACGCACGTGGCGCATCATCTGTTCTCGACGATGCCGCATTATAACGCGATGGAAGCGACCGAGGCGATAAAGCCGATACTTGGGGAGTATTACCAGTTCGATGGGACGCCGGTGGTTAAGGCCATGTGGAGGGAGGCGAAGGAGTGTATCTATGTGGAACCGGATAGGCAAGGGGAGAAGAAAGGTGTGTTCTGGTACAACAACAAGTTGTAA